In Aegilops tauschii subsp. strangulata cultivar AL8/78 chromosome 3, Aet v6.0, whole genome shotgun sequence, one genomic interval encodes:
- the LOC109778331 gene encoding uncharacterized protein has product MDAGGGGLGGFQWTAEEASTIGGIATVSLLHSFIPTHWLPFSIVGRAQRWPLSRTLLVTAFGAVLHVVSTALLGITAVTMANTIAGEETVHKLASLLLIFLGAGYILLFALGKGGHSHAHNHPMEKMAVAGLVLVPALSPCATTLPVFLAVGNSSSMMILAIIVLLFSTITVMTSLVALSFYGASQIKFHWVERYDKVLVGSVLCLVGVLTYVFHHHDGDEHSLHAHVHRKLVGP; this is encoded by the exons ATGGACGCTGGCGGCGGGGGCTTAGGCGGGTTCCAGTGGACCGCGGAGGAGGCTTCGACGATCGGGGGCATCGCGACGGTGTCGCTGCTGCACTCCTTCATCCCCACGCACTGGCTCCCCTTCTCCATCGTCGGGCGCGCCCAGCGCTGGCCGCTCTCCCGCACCCTCCTCGTCA CTGCATTTGGAGCAGTCCTTCATGTTGTATCAACCGCTCTTCTCGGGATAACTGCAGTTACTATGGCAAATACTATAGCAGGCGAGGAAACAGTGCATAAACTTGCCTCGCTGTTGCTAATATTTCTTGGAGCAGGTTACATTCTGTTGTTTGCGTTAGGAAAAGGTGGTCATAGCCATGCCCATAATCATCCAATGGAGAAGATGGCAGTCGCTGGTCTTGTACTTGTACCAGCATTATCACCCTGTGCAACTACTCTTCCAGTGTTTCTTGCTGTTGGCAACTCATCCTCGATGATGATTCTTGCGATCATTGTACTTCTCTTcag TACCATCACGGTGATGACGTCCCTGGTGGCTCTCTCATTTTATGGTGCTAGCCAGATCAAGTTTCACTGGGTGGAACGCTATGACAAGGTCCTAGTTGGCTCAGTACTGTGCCTTGTTGGGGTTCTGACATATGTGTTCCATCACCACGATGGTGACGAGCATTCTCTCCATGCACACGTGCACAGGAAACTTGTGGGTCCTTAG
- the LOC141042835 gene encoding serine/threonine-protein phosphatase 7 long form homolog, with amino-acid sequence MSVEQRELAPLKLRSHGISLGGMSYDGRYTPYVREAGLLPFIELVRRSTPPNNAAALTALIDHWRPETHTFHLRTGEMTVTLQDIAMITGLPIDGNPLCMNTDSEGWRAQMLALIGMVPPEPREPEREDKKKERVAAGATFTWISSNFAHCPDDANEDMVKTYARVYMWYVISRTMFADGTGKNAPWMWLKALTVFDSKWSWGSATLAYLYRQLDDASCRHTGGIGGCLLALSIWSWERLPVGRPKTMKYEDWDDKDDPLRLPTWAYKWDVLNETTDDPSVMYKLYKSELDAITPEQVEWEPYGKGESFGNPIEFRLNPMCIRDRDLWHMRCPLICNWAVEFHLPHRVFRQFGLFQPHPPEWEDTDKLLHALDRKKQRKIKDWASHHRKYVVQFALSVEQARAGKRAQLREHCPIAFNNYLAWFLASTRVEVCQPAYAEEILEEPTVFDVVAQHQYNTLVRKGNSVIPSAPMMNFVRA; translated from the exons atgtcggtggagcagcgg gagcttgcacctctgaagcttcgGTCTCACGGGATCAGCCTTGGAGGGATGAGCTATGATGGGCGGTACACACCTTATGTTAGGGAGGCAGGACTTCTCCCTTTCATTGAGTTGGTCCGCCGGTCGACGCCACCCAACAATGCTGCAGCACTCACCGCGCTTATTGATCATTGGAGGCCGGAGACACACACtttccatcttcggaccggggagatgaccgtgacgctgcaggatatcgctatgatcaccggtcttcctattgatggcaatcctttatgtatgaacaccgattctgaagggtggcgcgcgcagatgcttgcccttatcggtatggttcctccggagcctcgggagccagaaagggaagataagaagaaggaaagagtcgcaGCGGGCGCTACTTTCACGTGGATATCATCGAACTTCGCTCATTGCCCCGATGATGCTAATGAGGACATGGTGAAGACTtatgctcgtgtctacatgtggtacgtgatatcgaggacaatgtttgctgatggcacaggcaagaatgctccatggatgtggctgaaggcgttgaccgtcttcgatagcaaatggagttggggttcggcgacactagcttacttgtatcgacag ttggacgatgccagttgtaggcacactggaggtattggtggttgtctgctcgcactttccatatggagctgggagcgttTGCCGGTTGGACGACCTAAGACCATGAAGTACGAGGATTGGGACGATAAAGACGACCCACTACGgctccccacttgggcttacaagtgggatgtgttaAATGAGACGACGGATGATCCCTCTGTAATGTACAAGTTGTACAAGAGCGAGCTGGACGCGATCACGCCTGAGCAG GTGGAATGGGAGCCGTATGGAAAAGGAGAGAGTTTTGGTAACCCTATAGAGTTCAGGCTTAATCCGATGTGCATTAGGGATAGGGATCTCTGGCATATGcggtgcccactgatatgcaactgggcggttgagtttcacctgccacatcgggtgttccgccagtttggtttgttccagccacacccgccggagtgggaggacacagacaagttgctacacgc gttggataggaaaaagcagcggaagatcaaggattgggccagccatcacaggaagtatgtcgtgcagttcgctcttagtgtggagcaagcaagggctggaaaacgagcccagcttcgtgagcactgcccgatcgcgttcaacaactatctcgcatggtttcttgcaagtacccgcgtggaggtatgccagccggcgtatgctgaggagattctggaagaacccaccgtttttgatgtggtagcccagcaccagtacaacacattagtcaggaaaggcaactcggtgatcccttcagctccaatgatgaactttgtg CGTGCCTAG